Proteins co-encoded in one Waddlia chondrophila WSU 86-1044 genomic window:
- the rpoC gene encoding DNA-directed RNA polymerase subunit beta': protein MADLSEQQQEFDKLTIQIAADDVIRGDWSHGEIKKPETINYRTFKPEKGGLFCEKIFGPTRDWECACGKYKKIKHKGIVCDRCGVEVTLSKVRRERMAHIDLAVPVVHIWFFKTMPSRIGNVLGMSTTDLERVIYYEEYVVTDPGHTELEKKQLLNDVEYREAQEKWGRDAFAARMGGEAVYELLATEDLQLLLIDLKEKLRRTKSQQARMKLAKRLKIVESFVTSGNKPESMVMSCVPVIPPELRPLVPLDGGRFATSDLNDLYRRVINRNNRLKAILKLKTPEVIVRNEKRMLQEAVDALFDNGRHGHPVMGAGNRPLKSLSEMLKGKQGRFRQNLLGKRVDYSGRSVIIVGPELKFNQCGLPKLMALELFEPFIVKRLKDLGYVYTIRSAKKMIQRQSTEVWDVLDEIIKGHPVLLNRAPTLHRLGIQAFEPVLIEGKAIRIHPLVCAAFNADFDGDQMAVYVPLSVEAQLEAKLLMMAPDNIFLPSSGKPVAIPSQDMTLGLYYLMCDPMYFPQEHGKKTRVFSNAEEVLLALHASGSYSWYEEEKGEEHLFYNRGIRIHEEIKLRTKDGIIKTTPGRVVFNTIVPEELGFQNYSLPKQKVGQLIQTCYKKVGLERTVQFLDNLKNLGFREATRAALSMGVSDVCVPDKKQKIIDEAHEKVAVIKKQYEDGIITDGERKSKTISIWTEVQEVLSDELFEMLTDVRDGTRNPIYLMMDSGARGNKSQARQLGALRGLMAKPSGEIIESPITSNFREGLSVLEFSISSHGARKGLADTALKTADSGYLTRRLVDVSQDVIITEDDCGTLNGIEVSAIKQGQEELLPLKDRIYGRTVCEDILLPGDSTKILAKTGDVLTLVQAESIDDSGIETVKIRSVLTCETRRGVCQKCYGTNLANGKLISQGEAVGIIAAQSIGEPGTQLTMRTFHLGGIASASSSPHLETEYEGILVYQDLRTVLNEEGQWVTLNKNGTLNIVPDEGRSLEEYKKLLSTKSIEPLQTFTIELGTKILVADGSVVKKDQLIAQWEQHNIPIICDRPGYLKYEDLVEGISTEREVNKQTGQVELVVKQHRGELHPQITVYADEECKELVGTYPIPSGAIISVEEGQYAKAGTMLARLPRGAMKTKDITGGLPRVAELFEARKPKDSAEIAKIDGTVDFRGVQKNKRIVVVRDEVSGMEEEHLIPHNKHLIVQKGDHVVKGQQLTDGVVIPHEILEICGVRELQKYLVNQVQEVYRLQGVDINDKHVEIIIRQMLKKVRVVDPGDTRLLFGEEVDKKEFELENLKTVADGGKAAQAAPVLLGITKSSLSTDSFISAASFQDTTRVLTEAACAGKTDYLLGFKENVIMGHVIPGGTGFEKHKRVKKFVDRELIEELVFDFESVPN, encoded by the coding sequence ATGGCAGACTTAAGTGAACAACAGCAGGAATTTGATAAGCTCACCATTCAGATTGCAGCTGATGATGTGATCCGAGGCGACTGGTCCCATGGGGAGATTAAAAAGCCTGAAACGATTAATTACCGTACGTTCAAACCTGAGAAAGGCGGGCTATTTTGCGAAAAGATTTTTGGACCGACTCGTGATTGGGAATGCGCTTGCGGGAAATACAAAAAGATTAAGCATAAAGGGATTGTTTGTGATCGTTGCGGCGTAGAAGTGACGCTTTCAAAAGTTCGGCGTGAAAGAATGGCCCACATTGATCTTGCAGTGCCGGTCGTCCACATTTGGTTTTTCAAAACAATGCCTTCCCGTATCGGCAACGTCCTTGGAATGTCAACGACTGATCTGGAAAGAGTTATCTACTATGAAGAATATGTCGTGACGGATCCAGGGCACACTGAACTTGAGAAAAAACAGCTTCTGAACGATGTAGAATATCGGGAAGCTCAAGAGAAGTGGGGAAGGGACGCGTTTGCCGCTCGTATGGGAGGTGAAGCAGTCTATGAACTGCTTGCCACAGAAGATCTTCAACTTCTGCTGATCGATTTAAAGGAAAAGCTTCGTCGCACAAAATCGCAGCAAGCACGCATGAAGCTTGCCAAGCGTTTGAAAATTGTTGAGAGCTTTGTGACTTCAGGTAACAAGCCTGAGTCAATGGTGATGTCTTGTGTTCCGGTTATTCCTCCAGAGCTAAGGCCTCTTGTGCCGTTAGATGGCGGAAGATTTGCAACTTCGGATTTGAATGACTTATACCGTCGGGTGATCAACCGAAACAATCGTCTGAAGGCAATTCTCAAACTCAAAACACCGGAAGTGATTGTCCGTAACGAAAAGAGAATGCTTCAAGAAGCTGTCGACGCTCTTTTTGACAACGGACGCCATGGTCATCCTGTCATGGGTGCAGGAAATCGTCCTTTGAAATCTTTATCTGAAATGTTGAAGGGGAAACAGGGACGTTTCCGTCAAAATCTCCTTGGTAAACGTGTCGACTATTCCGGGCGCTCTGTGATTATTGTAGGACCTGAATTGAAATTCAATCAGTGTGGTCTTCCAAAGTTAATGGCGCTTGAATTGTTTGAACCGTTTATTGTGAAGCGTTTGAAGGATCTTGGCTATGTCTATACCATTCGGTCAGCTAAAAAGATGATCCAAAGGCAATCGACAGAAGTTTGGGATGTTCTCGATGAAATCATCAAAGGGCATCCGGTTCTTCTCAACCGTGCGCCGACGTTGCACAGATTGGGAATTCAAGCGTTTGAGCCGGTACTTATCGAAGGTAAGGCGATCCGTATCCATCCGTTAGTCTGTGCGGCATTTAACGCCGACTTTGACGGTGACCAAATGGCTGTTTACGTCCCATTATCTGTAGAAGCACAGTTAGAAGCAAAGCTTCTGATGATGGCGCCGGATAATATCTTCTTGCCCTCTTCAGGAAAGCCGGTGGCGATTCCTTCTCAGGATATGACCCTGGGATTGTATTACCTCATGTGCGATCCGATGTATTTCCCGCAGGAACATGGAAAGAAAACACGCGTCTTTAGTAATGCTGAAGAGGTTTTATTGGCATTGCATGCCAGCGGTTCTTATTCATGGTACGAAGAGGAAAAAGGGGAGGAGCACCTGTTCTATAATCGGGGCATCCGCATCCATGAAGAGATTAAGCTAAGAACCAAAGACGGGATCATCAAAACAACTCCAGGGCGTGTTGTTTTCAATACGATTGTGCCAGAAGAGTTGGGCTTTCAGAACTACAGTCTTCCAAAACAGAAAGTCGGACAGCTGATTCAGACTTGCTATAAGAAGGTTGGGCTTGAACGCACTGTTCAATTTTTAGACAATTTGAAAAACCTTGGCTTTAGAGAAGCGACTCGTGCTGCACTTTCCATGGGGGTTTCAGATGTTTGTGTACCGGATAAGAAGCAGAAAATTATTGATGAAGCCCACGAAAAAGTTGCTGTGATTAAGAAGCAATACGAAGACGGGATCATCACTGATGGTGAGCGGAAATCAAAAACCATTAGCATTTGGACAGAAGTTCAAGAAGTGCTGTCTGATGAACTTTTCGAAATGTTGACTGATGTCCGCGATGGTACGCGCAATCCGATCTATTTGATGATGGATTCCGGTGCTCGAGGAAATAAATCTCAAGCTAGACAGCTGGGAGCTTTGCGTGGATTGATGGCTAAGCCTTCTGGAGAAATTATTGAATCTCCGATTACATCTAACTTCCGTGAAGGGTTGTCTGTTCTGGAATTTTCGATCTCTTCTCACGGTGCGCGTAAAGGTCTTGCGGATACTGCTTTGAAAACAGCGGATTCCGGATATTTGACTCGTCGTCTTGTCGATGTGTCTCAAGATGTGATCATCACCGAAGATGATTGCGGAACGTTGAATGGAATTGAAGTTTCTGCGATCAAGCAGGGGCAAGAGGAGCTGCTTCCGTTGAAAGACCGTATTTATGGCCGCACTGTTTGTGAAGATATTCTTCTTCCAGGCGATTCAACGAAAATTTTAGCTAAAACTGGCGATGTACTGACTCTTGTGCAAGCAGAAAGCATAGACGACTCAGGGATTGAAACGGTGAAGATCCGTTCTGTATTGACTTGTGAGACACGTCGCGGTGTTTGTCAAAAGTGCTATGGAACGAACTTGGCGAACGGTAAATTGATTAGCCAGGGAGAGGCAGTCGGTATTATTGCTGCTCAGTCGATTGGTGAACCGGGAACTCAGTTGACGATGAGAACCTTCCACCTCGGGGGGATCGCATCTGCTTCCTCTAGCCCTCACCTTGAAACAGAGTATGAAGGAATTCTGGTCTATCAAGATTTGCGCACGGTTCTGAATGAAGAAGGACAGTGGGTGACTTTGAACAAGAACGGAACTCTTAATATCGTACCGGACGAGGGGCGTTCTCTTGAAGAGTATAAGAAGCTCTTGTCGACGAAATCGATCGAACCGCTGCAAACATTTACAATTGAGCTCGGAACGAAGATTCTTGTCGCAGATGGTTCTGTCGTTAAAAAAGATCAATTGATCGCTCAGTGGGAGCAACATAACATTCCAATTATCTGCGATCGTCCGGGATACTTGAAGTATGAAGACCTTGTTGAAGGGATTTCGACAGAAAGGGAAGTGAATAAACAAACTGGACAGGTAGAGCTTGTCGTCAAACAGCATCGCGGAGAGCTTCACCCTCAGATTACTGTCTATGCTGATGAAGAGTGCAAGGAGCTTGTCGGTACCTATCCGATCCCTTCGGGGGCAATCATTTCTGTTGAAGAAGGTCAGTATGCAAAAGCTGGAACGATGCTTGCACGTCTGCCTCGCGGAGCGATGAAGACGAAAGACATTACTGGCGGTCTGCCTCGGGTAGCAGAGCTGTTTGAGGCTCGCAAGCCGAAAGATTCTGCTGAGATTGCGAAGATTGACGGAACTGTTGATTTTCGTGGTGTTCAGAAGAATAAGCGGATTGTCGTTGTCAGAGATGAAGTTTCGGGAATGGAAGAGGAACATCTGATTCCTCACAACAAGCATTTGATTGTGCAAAAAGGAGATCATGTTGTTAAAGGGCAGCAATTGACAGATGGTGTTGTGATCCCCCATGAGATCCTTGAAATTTGCGGTGTTCGCGAGTTGCAGAAATATCTGGTTAATCAGGTGCAGGAGGTTTACCGTCTGCAGGGAGTCGACATCAACGATAAGCATGTTGAGATCATCATCAGACAGATGTTGAAAAAAGTGCGTGTTGTTGATCCTGGCGATACAAGACTTTTGTTTGGCGAGGAAGTGGATAAAAAAGAATTTGAGCTTGAAAACTTGAAAACAGTTGCCGATGGTGGAAAGGCTGCACAGGCAGCTCCTGTCCTTTTAGGAATTACCAAGTCTTCGTTAAGCACGGATTCGTTTATTTCTGCTGCTTCATTCCAGGATACGACACGTGTGTTGACTGAAGCTGCGTGTGCAGGAAAAACCGACTATCTGCTTGGTTTTAAAGAAAACGTGATCATGGGGCATGTTATCCCTGGTGGTACTGGTTTTGAGAAACACAAGCGTGTCAAAAAATTTGTCGATCGTGAATTGATCGAAGAGTTAGTCTTCGATTTTGAAAGTGTTCCAAATTAA
- the tal gene encoding transaldolase produces the protein MNKLEQLKKVTTIVADTGDIDAVKAHAPTDATTNPSLILQATEKPQYAHLIEDAVHYAKGKGGSVKLLMEKLFVNFGAEILKFIPGRVSTEVDARLSFDVEESIQTARDLISLYHEVGVPREKVLIKLASTWEGIQACRELEKEGIHCNMTLMFSIGQAVACSDARATLISPFVGRILDWYKKSEGVESYPADQDPGVLSVTQIYHYFKKFGIKTQVMGASFRNKEEVLELAGCDLLTISPNLLEEISNEKGELPIKLSADHAKDEPIEKIEIDEKTFRWMLNENAMATEKLAEGIRKFAADSAKLEKKIQDKYF, from the coding sequence ATGAATAAACTTGAACAACTAAAAAAAGTCACCACAATCGTTGCGGATACTGGTGATATTGATGCGGTAAAAGCTCATGCCCCAACAGATGCGACCACCAATCCCTCTCTTATTTTGCAGGCAACGGAAAAGCCGCAATATGCCCATCTGATCGAAGATGCAGTCCATTATGCCAAAGGTAAAGGCGGCTCGGTAAAACTCTTGATGGAAAAGCTGTTTGTCAATTTCGGCGCTGAAATCCTGAAGTTTATTCCTGGCCGTGTTTCTACAGAGGTAGATGCCCGCCTCTCTTTTGATGTGGAGGAGAGCATCCAAACTGCACGGGACCTTATCAGCCTTTATCATGAAGTCGGGGTTCCTAGGGAAAAAGTTCTGATTAAGCTCGCCTCGACATGGGAAGGAATCCAAGCCTGCCGAGAGCTGGAAAAAGAGGGAATCCACTGCAATATGACGCTCATGTTCAGCATAGGACAAGCAGTCGCCTGCTCCGATGCGCGCGCGACGCTCATCTCTCCTTTTGTCGGTCGCATTCTCGATTGGTATAAAAAATCAGAAGGAGTAGAAAGCTATCCTGCCGATCAAGATCCCGGAGTGCTTTCAGTCACCCAAATTTATCATTATTTCAAGAAATTTGGAATTAAAACACAAGTCATGGGTGCCAGCTTCCGGAATAAAGAGGAAGTGCTCGAGCTCGCTGGATGCGATCTTTTGACGATCTCTCCAAACCTTCTTGAGGAGATCAGCAATGAGAAAGGCGAACTTCCCATTAAGCTTTCTGCAGATCATGCCAAAGACGAGCCGATCGAAAAAATTGAAATCGATGAAAAAACATTTCGTTGGATGCTCAATGAAAATGCGATGGCGACAGAAAAATTAGCCGAAGGGATTCGTAAATTCGCAGCAGACTCTGCCAAGCTTGAAAAAAAGATACAGGACAAGTATTTTTAG
- the rplL gene encoding 50S ribosomal protein L7/L12, with product MSTKTEKLVEELSKLTVLEMSELKKALEEHWGVEAAAAAVVAAPVAAAAGGEAAEEEATDFEVTLTEVPADKKIAVIKIVREVTGLGLKEAKELAESAPKVLKESAPKAEAEEIKKKLEDAGAKAVLKGV from the coding sequence GTGAGTACAAAAACAGAAAAACTCGTAGAAGAACTCAGTAAATTGACTGTTCTTGAGATGTCTGAGTTGAAAAAAGCTTTAGAAGAGCACTGGGGTGTAGAGGCTGCAGCAGCAGCTGTTGTCGCAGCTCCTGTTGCTGCTGCAGCTGGCGGAGAAGCCGCTGAGGAAGAAGCTACTGACTTCGAAGTGACTTTAACAGAAGTACCTGCTGACAAGAAAATTGCGGTGATTAAGATTGTCCGCGAAGTTACAGGTCTTGGACTAAAAGAAGCTAAAGAGTTGGCTGAGTCTGCTCCTAAAGTTTTGAAAGAGTCTGCTCCTAAAGCGGAAGCGGAAGAGATCAAGAAAAAGCTAGAAGACGCTGGTGCTAAAGCAGTCTTAAAGGGAGTCTAG
- a CDS encoding ADP/ATP translocase: protein MQKFKSHYFPLVFVSFFLAFNYFILKALKETLLVTAPDAGAEAIPFAKMWLLFPISMVFLAVFTWMATRISFRFAVSSIIVFFLSSYAFFTFFCYPLRESLHLNSVADQMQLILPAGWKGLIAVVRYWSYSLFYVTAECWCTMVYSVVFWGYANAVTKFHDAKEIYPFLTLAGTTAALFAGPIAIFLTSSRFSHLFANPFDFSLYTLTTLVLFCGIAALIIFLKYCPSVPSKETEAKEKKHFLKTFIGVFKSRYLMILASIGLTYNLVINLSDVVWKNEVLKLYPDPQDFTSYLSYVTLVTGLISTVFTLFICRPFLKHCGWTKTALLTPLVTLATAAVFFTALFFSERDPVVIPLSTVAFLGSLHICLSCGGKYTLFEPTKELAFTPLSQSEKIHGKAAIDGVGARVGKTGSSMIYQALLIGLPTVSACAPVVGILVIIGISLCIRCVFLLGKKVDQQLAKT, encoded by the coding sequence ATGCAAAAGTTTAAGAGCCATTATTTTCCGTTAGTATTCGTCTCGTTTTTCTTAGCATTTAATTACTTTATTTTAAAGGCATTAAAAGAAACCTTGCTAGTGACAGCTCCTGATGCAGGAGCTGAAGCGATCCCTTTTGCGAAAATGTGGCTCCTTTTTCCTATAAGTATGGTGTTTCTAGCAGTTTTCACTTGGATGGCAACAAGAATTTCATTTCGGTTTGCTGTTTCATCAATCATCGTATTTTTTCTTTCCTCTTATGCCTTTTTCACCTTTTTCTGCTATCCTTTACGCGAGTCTCTACATTTAAACAGCGTTGCCGATCAAATGCAGCTTATCCTTCCAGCTGGATGGAAAGGATTGATCGCAGTTGTTCGATATTGGAGCTATTCGTTATTTTATGTGACTGCGGAATGCTGGTGCACGATGGTCTATTCGGTTGTCTTCTGGGGGTACGCAAACGCAGTTACAAAATTTCATGATGCAAAAGAGATCTATCCCTTTTTGACATTAGCGGGAACAACAGCCGCTTTGTTTGCCGGACCGATAGCGATCTTTTTGACATCAAGCCGCTTCTCTCACCTCTTTGCCAACCCATTTGATTTTTCTCTTTACACTCTCACCACTCTTGTTCTTTTCTGCGGAATCGCTGCATTGATCATTTTCCTCAAGTACTGCCCTTCAGTACCGTCTAAAGAAACCGAGGCTAAAGAGAAGAAACATTTTCTTAAAACATTTATTGGAGTATTCAAATCACGCTATTTGATGATTTTAGCGTCGATAGGACTCACTTACAACCTTGTGATTAACTTGTCAGATGTTGTTTGGAAAAATGAAGTTCTAAAGCTTTATCCAGATCCGCAAGATTTTACATCCTATTTGAGCTACGTCACGCTTGTCACAGGTTTGATTTCGACAGTTTTTACCCTTTTCATCTGCCGTCCTTTTTTAAAACATTGCGGATGGACAAAAACAGCCTTGTTAACGCCTCTTGTCACATTAGCAACAGCTGCGGTGTTTTTTACAGCGTTATTTTTTTCTGAAAGAGATCCGGTGGTTATTCCTCTTTCAACAGTAGCTTTCCTAGGTTCCTTACACATCTGTCTCAGCTGTGGAGGAAAATACACGCTATTTGAACCGACCAAAGAGCTCGCATTTACCCCTTTGTCTCAGTCAGAAAAGATCCATGGCAAAGCGGCAATCGACGGCGTGGGCGCGCGAGTGGGAAAAACGGGAAGCTCGATGATCTACCAAGCACTGCTGATCGGGCTTCCAACCGTGTCTGCTTGCGCACCTGTTGTAGGAATACTGGTGATTATTGGAATCAGCCTTTGCATCCGCTGTGTTTTTCTTTTGGGAAAAAAAGTCGATCAGCAACTCGCAAAAACTTAA
- the rpoB gene encoding DNA-directed RNA polymerase subunit beta, translating to MTQRPPNRVSFKESKEIIDLPNLIEIQIKSFNQFLQIDKYPEERDNIGLQEVYNEIFPIKSYDEKTIIEFLSYSLGVPKYPPDECIRRGISYNVTLKVKFRLTDETGIKEEEVYMGTIPIMTDKGTFIINGAERVVVSQLHRSPGICFEQERHPRGNILYSFRIIPYRGSWLEGAFDTNDMIHIYIDRKKRRRKILATTFIRSLGYSTNADIIEEFFSTRKMKIKSEKDFEKLVGKILAEDVLDEESGLIFGKAGEKLTTAMLKRMADSDISMVRIAEDADETSPIIKMLAKDPTDSYETALKDFYRKIRPGEPATLSNARSAMMRLFFDPKRYNLGRVGRYKLNSKLGCEVNDEVLEVVTLSKDDVINAVKYLIRLRSGDENAYIDDIDHLGNRRVRSVGELIQNQCRIGLARMEKIIRERMNLFDFTSDTLTPGKIVSAKGLSGVLKDFFGRSQLSQFMDQTNPVAELTHKRRLSSLGPGGLNRDRAGFEVRDVHTSHYGRICPIETPEGPNIGLITSLSSFAKINEFGFIETPYRIVRDGVVTEEIEYMTADQEENCVIAQASVSLDEFNMFEDEICWARYRGEPLEIESSRVTHMDVSPKQLVSIVTGLIPFLEHDDANRALMGSNMQRQGVPLLAPEAPIVGTGLEARAARDSGAVVIAEEDGTVQYIDGNKIVIAPKKNPMEKKTYLLKKFMRSNSGSCINQKPLCKVGEKIKSGDVIADGPATDNGEIALGRNVLVAFMPWMGYNYEDAIIISEKLLREDAYTSIYVEEFELTARDTKLGKEEITRDIPNVSEDALINLGDDGIIRIGAEVKPGDILVGKITPKSETELAPEERLLRAIFGEKAADVKDASLVVPPGTEGVVMDVKVFSRRDRLSKTDEELVEEASRLKDLQREYKQKRSELKMERHERLGALLLNDKAPGTIVHRKTAEIVLEEGVLLTQDVIETFEDYNVDDLIMPENQVYQTLKQVLHDYDVKLQTLETHFKTQLEHLKKGDTDLEAGVIRQVKVYVASKRKLQVGDKMAGRHGNKGVVSNIVPEADMPFLESGQTVEMILNPLGVPSRMNMGQLFETHLGFAAKLKGIKIKTPVFEGFPEEEIWKMMKEQGLPENGKFFLQDGRTGNRFDNTVVVGYIYMLKLSHLVADKIHARAVGPYSLVTQQPLGGKAQMGGQRFGEMEVWAAEAYGAAHLLQELLTVKSDDVTGRTRIYESIVKGENVLRSGTPESFNVLIKEMQGLCLDVRTESVEESEF from the coding sequence ATGACGCAACGGCCACCAAATCGTGTCAGTTTCAAAGAAAGCAAAGAGATTATAGATCTTCCCAATCTCATAGAGATTCAAATTAAATCATTCAATCAATTTCTGCAGATCGATAAATATCCTGAAGAAAGGGATAATATCGGCCTACAAGAGGTTTACAACGAAATTTTCCCCATCAAGTCTTATGATGAAAAAACGATCATCGAATTTTTGTCTTACAGTCTTGGTGTGCCAAAATATCCGCCTGATGAGTGCATTCGACGAGGAATCAGCTACAATGTCACTCTGAAAGTTAAATTTCGCCTGACAGATGAAACCGGTATCAAGGAGGAAGAGGTCTATATGGGGACCATTCCGATCATGACCGACAAAGGGACTTTCATCATCAACGGTGCTGAAAGGGTTGTCGTTTCCCAGCTTCACCGCTCTCCTGGAATTTGCTTTGAGCAGGAAAGGCATCCACGTGGAAACATTTTGTATTCTTTCCGCATCATCCCATACCGTGGGAGCTGGCTTGAAGGGGCATTCGATACAAATGACATGATTCACATTTATATCGATAGAAAAAAAAGACGCCGAAAAATTTTGGCAACGACATTTATCCGTTCTTTGGGGTATTCCACAAACGCCGATATTATTGAAGAGTTCTTTAGCACTCGTAAAATGAAAATTAAGTCGGAAAAAGATTTCGAAAAGCTTGTTGGTAAAATTCTTGCTGAGGATGTGCTTGATGAAGAAAGCGGGCTGATTTTTGGCAAGGCTGGCGAGAAATTGACAACAGCGATGCTCAAGAGAATGGCAGACTCTGATATCAGCATGGTCAGAATCGCAGAAGATGCTGACGAAACCAGTCCGATCATAAAAATGCTGGCAAAGGACCCGACGGACTCATACGAAACAGCTCTTAAGGATTTTTATAGGAAAATCCGTCCTGGAGAGCCTGCAACGCTTTCCAATGCCCGTTCGGCAATGATGCGTCTGTTTTTCGATCCCAAACGGTATAATCTTGGAAGAGTTGGCCGTTATAAGCTTAACTCCAAACTTGGATGCGAAGTGAATGATGAGGTGCTTGAAGTTGTGACCTTGTCTAAAGATGATGTGATTAACGCTGTCAAATACTTGATCCGTCTTCGATCCGGCGATGAAAATGCGTATATTGATGATATCGACCATTTAGGAAATCGGCGCGTGCGCTCTGTTGGCGAGTTGATTCAGAACCAGTGCCGCATCGGCTTGGCGCGCATGGAAAAGATCATTCGCGAAAGGATGAATCTTTTCGACTTTACTTCCGATACGCTTACTCCCGGTAAAATTGTGTCTGCCAAGGGGCTTTCAGGTGTCTTGAAAGATTTCTTCGGCCGTTCTCAACTTTCACAATTTATGGACCAGACAAATCCTGTTGCGGAATTAACGCATAAGAGGCGTCTTTCCTCTCTTGGGCCGGGAGGCCTCAATCGCGATCGTGCCGGTTTTGAGGTGCGCGACGTGCATACAAGCCACTATGGAAGGATTTGTCCAATTGAAACACCTGAAGGTCCGAACATTGGTTTGATCACCTCTCTTTCTTCTTTTGCGAAGATTAACGAATTCGGATTCATCGAGACTCCGTATAGAATCGTGCGCGATGGGGTTGTAACGGAAGAGATCGAATACATGACTGCTGATCAGGAAGAGAACTGCGTCATTGCTCAGGCTTCTGTTTCATTAGATGAGTTCAACATGTTTGAAGATGAAATTTGTTGGGCAAGGTACCGTGGAGAACCGCTTGAGATCGAGTCATCCAGAGTGACTCATATGGATGTTTCCCCTAAGCAGCTTGTCTCGATTGTCACAGGGTTGATCCCGTTTCTTGAACACGATGATGCTAACCGTGCGTTGATGGGATCAAACATGCAGCGTCAGGGCGTACCTTTATTGGCTCCTGAAGCGCCGATTGTTGGAACGGGGCTGGAAGCGCGTGCAGCCAGAGACTCGGGAGCTGTTGTGATTGCGGAAGAAGATGGCACAGTTCAGTATATCGATGGCAATAAGATTGTCATTGCTCCGAAGAAAAACCCCATGGAGAAGAAAACTTATCTTCTGAAAAAGTTCATGAGGTCGAACTCTGGTTCCTGCATCAACCAAAAGCCTTTGTGCAAAGTCGGGGAAAAAATTAAGTCCGGCGATGTGATTGCCGATGGTCCTGCTACCGATAATGGCGAGATTGCTCTTGGGCGCAATGTGCTTGTAGCGTTTATGCCTTGGATGGGATATAACTACGAGGATGCGATTATTATCTCGGAGAAGCTTCTTAGGGAAGATGCTTACACATCAATTTATGTAGAAGAGTTCGAGCTGACAGCGCGCGATACGAAACTAGGTAAAGAAGAGATTACCAGAGATATTCCAAATGTCTCTGAAGATGCCTTGATTAACTTAGGCGATGATGGAATTATCCGAATCGGAGCCGAAGTGAAGCCGGGCGATATCCTCGTCGGTAAAATCACGCCTAAATCGGAAACCGAGCTTGCTCCGGAAGAGCGTTTGCTTAGGGCAATTTTCGGAGAAAAAGCTGCTGATGTAAAAGATGCCTCGCTTGTCGTTCCTCCGGGGACTGAAGGGGTTGTGATGGATGTCAAAGTATTCAGCCGCCGCGACAGACTCTCCAAAACGGATGAGGAGTTAGTCGAAGAAGCTTCCCGTCTAAAGGATTTGCAAAGAGAGTATAAGCAGAAGCGCAGCGAGCTGAAGATGGAGCGTCATGAACGTTTGGGAGCTCTTTTGTTGAATGATAAAGCTCCAGGCACCATTGTTCATCGTAAAACAGCGGAAATTGTGCTTGAAGAGGGAGTGCTCTTAACTCAAGATGTGATTGAAACGTTTGAAGATTACAACGTCGATGATCTCATCATGCCGGAAAATCAGGTTTACCAAACGCTCAAGCAGGTGCTTCATGATTATGATGTTAAGCTGCAGACGTTGGAAACGCACTTTAAAACTCAGCTTGAGCATCTCAAGAAAGGGGATACCGATCTTGAGGCTGGAGTGATCCGCCAAGTGAAGGTTTACGTCGCATCCAAACGCAAGCTGCAAGTTGGTGATAAGATGGCAGGCCGCCACGGAAATAAAGGGGTTGTCTCCAATATCGTTCCGGAAGCAGACATGCCTTTTCTTGAAAGCGGCCAAACTGTCGAGATGATCCTCAACCCGCTTGGGGTGCCTTCACGTATGAACATGGGTCAGCTGTTTGAAACCCATCTTGGCTTTGCCGCCAAATTAAAAGGGATTAAAATTAAGACTCCTGTGTTTGAAGGATTTCCTGAAGAGGAGATCTGGAAGATGATGAAAGAGCAAGGACTTCCGGAAAACGGCAAGTTTTTCTTGCAGGACGGACGGACTGGAAACCGTTTCGACAACACCGTTGTTGTCGGATACATTTACATGCTTAAATTAAGCCACCTCGTTGCTGATAAAATTCACGCGCGTGCTGTGGGGCCATATTCGCTTGTTACCCAACAGCCGCTTGGTGGTAAAGCACAAATGGGTGGACAGCGTTTCGGGGAAATGGAAGTGTGGGCTGCCGAAGCTTATGGCGCCGCACACTTGTTACAGGAATTATTGACTGTAAAATCTGATGACGTAACAGGTCGTACCCGTATCTATGAATCAATTGTCAAAGGGGAAAATGTTCTGCGCAGTGGAACACCTGAATCCTTTAATGTATTGATTAAAGAGATGCAGGGATTGTGCCTTGATGTGCGCACAGAATCAGTTGAGGAATCAGAATTTTAG